CCTGAGCCTGCAGGAGGCCGTGGAGAAGATGCGCGGCGAGCGTGGCAGCCGCATCCAGCTGACCATCCGCCGCCCGGGCGCCGAGAGCCCGATCGAGATGAGCCTGACGCGCGAGGTGATCCGCCCGCAGGTGGCGCGCTTCCGGCTGGAGGGCAATGACGTCGGCTATGTCCGCCTCTCCTCCTTCAACGAGCAGACGGATGCGGCGCTGCGCAATGCCATCAGCACCATGCGGAAGCAGTCCGGGGACAAGCTGAAGGGGATCGTCCTCGACCTCCGCAACAATCCCGGCGGATTGCTGGACCAGGCGGTGCAGGTCGCCGACGACTTCCTGACCCAGGGCGAGATCGTCTCCACCCGCGCCCGCCGCACCGAGGATTCGCAGCGCTGGAACGCCAAGGCCGGCGACATCACCGGCGACCTGCATGTGGTCGTGCTGGTCAATGGCGGCAGCGCCTCGGCCAGCGAGATCGTGGCCGGCGCCCTGCAGGACCATCGCCGCGCGGTGGTGCTGGGCACCAAGTCCTTCGGCAAGGGCAGCGTGCAGACCGTCATGCCGATCCCCGGCAACGGCGCCATCCGCCTGACCACCGCCCGCTACTACACGCCCTCCGGCCGCTCCATCCAGGGCCTGGGCATCACGCCGGATATCGAGGTGCTGGCGACGCGGGAGGAAGGGAATGCGCCGCTGCGCGACCGTGAGGCTGATCTGCGCCGCGCGCTCCGCAACGACAACGACACGCATGAAGTGCCGCCCCTGCCGCCGCTCAACCTGCCGGCCGGGGTGAAGGAGCGCGTGCAGCGGATGCCGCCGGAAGGCGCGCCGTCCTTCGACGCGACCAAGCCGGAGACCGACTTCCAGCTGCAGCAGGCCATTGGCTTCCTGCGGGCCTGGACGGCGGCCGAACCGCAGCGTCGCGCTTCGCGCTGACGAGGCGGCATCGATGAGCCCGGCCCCTCCTCCGGGCCGGAGCCTCTGGCGGGCGCTCGTGCTGTTCTGGGTGGTGGTGACGCTGGGTGCGGGCGGCACGCTGGGCGTGCTGGCCTGGCTCGGCGCCCCGCCCGCCCTGGCGCCCCGCGCCCTGGTGCCGCCACCCCAGGCGGCGCCGGAGGATGAACCCGCCGCCTCGGAGCCCATGCCTGCCAGGCCAGCGATGGAAGCCCGCGCGCCCGCCCCGGTTCCCGAGACGCTGCCCTCCGCGCCGGAACCGGCCGCGCCCCTGGCCCTGCCCGAGGCACCGGAACCGCCGCCGCTGCCCAGCGCCGGCATGACCAGGACCGAGCATCCGATACCGCCGCCCGACCCGGCGCTGCTGGAGCAGGGCGAGGCCGGTCCCCTGCCGCGCATCGGCGCCGATGGGCGGGAGCCGCGCCAGGCCTATGCACGCGCCTTCGACCGGGCCGATACGCGCCCGCGCGTGGCGCTGGCGGTGATGGGCGCCAGCGAGCCGGCGTTGCGCCGCCTGCCCGGTCCCGTTGGCCTGGCCCTGGCCGAGGGCCCGGCGGGGCTGCTGGAGGCCGCGCGGGCGCGGGGCATGGAGACCCTGCTGCTGCTGCCGGCCGAGATCGACGCGCCGGACCCCGTCCTGGCGCGCTTCACCGGCTATGTCGGCGCGCTGGGGGCGGGGGAGGTGCCGGGCTGGATGCAGCAGGCGCTCAGGGAACGCGGCCTCCTGCTGGTGGATGCACGCCCCGGCGGGGCGACGCCTGCCCAGGCCTGGGGCCGCGCCGCCGACCTGTTACTGGAAGCGGCGCCGACGCGTGGCGAGATCGACCGGCAACTGGCGGAACTGGAGCGGCTGGCGCGGGAGCGCGGCTCGGCGCTGGGCATCCTGCCGGGTCCCCAGCCGCTGATGGTGGAACGTGTGGCCGCCTGGGCAGCAGGATTGCCCGAGAGAGGACTTGTGCTCGCGCCCGTGACGGCCATGATCCGGCGTCCCAGCGCCGAAAGGTAACTGCCATGTCCGACCTGCCCTATCGCCGCAATGTGGGTGCCGCGCTGTTCAACCGCGACGGCCAGGTGCTGATCGCCCGCCGCGCCGATTTGCCCTCCGGCGCCGCCGCCTGGCAGTTGCCGCAGGGCGGGCTGGAGGAGGGCGAGGACCCCCGCGCCGCCGTGCTGCGCGAATTGTTCGAGGAGATCGGCATCGCCAGGGTCGAGATCATCGGCGAGATGCAGGACTGGCTGCATTACGACCTGCCGGACGAGCTGATCGGCAAGGCGCTGGGCGGGCGCTATCGCGGCCAGATGCAGAAATGGTTCGCCCTCCGCTTCACGGGTGAGGATCGCGAGATCCGCCTGGACCTGGACCCCCATCCGGAATTCGATGCCTGGCGCTGGGCGGATCTCACGGAACTGCCTGCCCTGGCCGTGGCCTTCCGCAAGCCGGTCTACAGCCGCCTGGTGCGGGAATTCGCGCGCTTCGCCACGCCGAAGGCCTGAGGCGCCGCCGCGGCGGCGCCTTGGCCGGCTAGCGCCCGCCGCGCGCCAGCTTGCGAAGCGCCGCAGGGGCGGCGCGGCTACCCTCGCCCACATAAGCCTCGTGGTAGTCCTCGATCTTCGCGGGATCGTAGAGGTAGTTCACCATGAAGCTGAGGCTCTCCTTCAGCCCCTTCTCCGAGATGTCGCCACGCCAGTTGATCCGCTCCACCCTCGCGCCGTTGGAGAGGTGGAAATGCCCGACCGGGTCGCGGGCCCGGCGGCCATCCCGTCCGGTCTCCAGCACCAGGTAGCGGGCGCAGAGGCGCGTCAGTACCGGCTCCGCCTTGCCGATCCAGGCAAGAGAGAGCGGGCGGCGGGCGGCCAGAACCAGCAGCAGGGCGGAGATGCCGTCCGGCGTGCCGGCGGCCTCGGCCAGGGCCTTCGACTCCTCCTCCGTCAGCAGGCCGGGTTCCTCCTTCACCTCCTCCAGCCAACGGCGGAAGCCGGGGATGGGCGAGAGGGTGGCGAAGGTCTTCAGCCCCCGCAGTTCCTCCTGCAACAGGGCGACCACGCGCTTGATCAGTGAATTGCCGAAGGAGATGCCATCCAGCCCGCGCTGGCAGTTGTTGATGGAATAGAAGATGGCGGTATCCGCCAGCCGGGGGTCGAGCACCGGCGCCTTCTCGTCCAGCAGCTTCTGCACGGAACCGGAGAGGCCCTTCACCAGCGCCACCTCGACGAAGATCAGCGGCTCCTCCGGCATGCGCGGGTGGAAGAAGGCGTAGCAGCGGCGGTCGGAATCCAGCCGGTTCTTCAGGTCCCGCCAGGTGCGGATGCGATGCACGGCCTCATAGCCCACCAGCTTCTCCAGCAGCGAGGCCGGGGAATCCCAGTCGATCCGCCGCAGCTCCAGGAAGCCCAGGTCGAACCAGCTGGCCAGCAGACCGCAGAGGTCGCGCTCCAGCGCCTTCAGCATGGGGTCCTGGCCCATGAGCCGCATCAGGTCGGCCCGCATATCCACCAGGAACTTCATGCCGTCGGGGATGGCGGTGAACTGCGTCAGCAGCTTCAGGCGCGGCGGCTCCAGCGCCTGCCGCAGCCGGGCCTTGGCGGCGGCGCGGGAGGCGGGGTCCTTCGCCGCGCTGACCTCGGCCATCGCGGCCTCGACGGCTTTGAAATCCGAATCGAACCCAGCCAGGGCCTGGAAGAAGGCCAGCCGATCCGCTGCCTCCGGCGCCGTCTGATAGGACTGGGCCAGCCCCGCCGCGCGGGCGCGGGCCGAGACCTCCCCGCCCGGCGCTTCCAGGCAGGCGCGCATCCGCGCCTCCCAGGACGCATCGGCCGAAGTTGCGCCGACCGAGGCCGCCATATCCCTCCAGAGCAGGGAAACCCGCTTCCAGGCCCGATCAAGCAACCCTACTTCGGCAACGGCGACGTCTGACATGAAACCCCCTCTGCGGCAGGGCGACAGGCCCCTGGCACTGAAACCTGGAGAAACATCTGGTGAGCATCCTGCCGGAAGCCAGACGGTTCCGGAAGGGGCTTGCCATGCAGTGCAGCAAGCCCCTTCCGGCTCCAGGAACATCCCTGACGCGGCGAGGTTTACTGCGCGAGCAGGGTAGCAGGCGGAAATGGCTGTTCGGTTACCGCCGTCCCCACCGGGCCGGCATCATGCGGGCTGGGGGCCTGTGCCTGGGCCGGCAGGGTCAGGGCCAGCATGGTCGCCAGAACCATCGGTCGCAGCCGGGCGGGACTTCGGCGCGGTTGCCTGAAGATCGGGCGTGTACGGTGCCGCAGCATCTTCTCCTCCTTGCCGTCTGCGATAACAAGGAAACGAAGCGGCGGGGACGACGTTGCCTGCGGCCCCTTACTTCTCTACCGCCGCCATCCAGGCGGCGCGGATCTGGTGGAGCAGATCCTCGGCCACCAGGGGCGCGCCGGGCCGCGCATCGCCCAGCGCCAGCCCGGCCGCCTTTCCATGCAGCCAGACGGCGGCGCAGGCCGCCTGGAATGGCGGCATGTTCTGGGCCAGCAGCCCCCCCGCCAGGCCCGCGAGCACGTCGCCACTGCCGGCGGTGGCCAGGGCGGGTGGCGCATTGGCATTGATGGCCACCCGCCCGTCCGGCGCGGCGATGATGCTGTCCGAGCCTTTCAGCACCACCACGGCGCCCGTCAGCGCCGCTGCCATCCGGGCGGCGGAAAGGCGGTCGCCCGGCGGGGAGCCGAAGACCTTCCCGAATTCCCCGGCATGCGGGGTGAGGATGGCGGCGCCCCGCAGCAGCTGGGGCTGGCCGGCGGCGGCGGTCAGCGCGCCGCCATCCACCACCGCCTGCCGCCCGGCCTCCACCACCCGGCGCAGCAGCGCCAGGGTGTCCGGCCCAGGCGGCAGGCCGGGGCCGAGCACCCAGGCATTGCGGCGCGCATCGGCCAGGAGATCCTCCGGCGGCGGCCCGGCCACCAGCAGGCCCGGCTCGCCCTGACGGAACAGGCTGGCCGTGGCGGCATCCTCGGCGGCCAGGGTGACGAGGCCGGCCCCCACGCGGCGCGCGGCCATGGCCGCCAGCCGGGCCGCGCCGGGCATGGCCGCGCCGCCGGGGATGGTGACATGCCCATGGCTGAACTTGTGCTGCTCCGCCCCTCGCGCCGGCAGGTGCCAGAGGCCAGGGGCATTGTGGAAGGCCCGCGCCGGCACCGCCCGCAGCGCGGCTTCCGGCAGGCCGATATCGGCCAGCACCAGTTCCCCGCAGAGATCGCGCCCGGGCAGCAGCAGATGCCCCGGCTTCAGCCGGCCAAAACTCACCGTCACGGCCGCACGGGGGGCAAAGCCGCGCACCTCACCGGTGGCGCCATCCAGGCCAGAGGGCACATCCACCGCCACCACCGACGCGCGCGCTGCCCGCAGCACCGCCGCCGCCGGCCCGTCCAGGTCGCGCGACAGTCCGGCGCCGAACAGCGCATCCAGCACCAGCCCGGCCCGGCCCAGGGCCTCCGGGGCGAAGGGCAGCATGGGCCCACGCCATGCTGCCGCGGCGAGAGCGGCGTCGCTGCCCGGACGCGGCGGGGCCAGGGCGGCCACCGCCACCGGCCAGCCCTCCCGCTCCAGCAGCCGGGCTGCCATATAGCCGTCCCCGCCATTATTTCCGGGCCCAGCCAGCACCAGCAGGCGGCGCGGGCGGAAACGCCGCCGGATGGCCCGCGCCACCGCTGCCCCGGCCGCCTGCATCAGCGTGAGGCCCGGCGTGCCGGCGGCGATGGCGGCGCGATCCACCGCCGCCATTTCATCGGGGGTCAGCAGGGGCAGCGGGAAGCGGGACGGAATCATTCCGAAAGGCTAGCCTACTGACGTGGTTTGGCCAGGGGATGCTGCCGGGACGGGCGGACTGCCCAGGGCTTGGGCAGGATTATGGTTCATCTGGTGCGACGGCGCCATTTCCCCAGTTCCGGACAGCGTCTTGCCGCTTGCCTGCCGCCCGCACCTCCCGCCAGTTTTCCCCGAGGCCGGCAGGCCGGCATGGGGGGTTGGCATGGCAATGCTGGAACGGCCTTTCGTCGAGATTGACGGGGTCTCGATGCGATATGGCGGGGCGGAGGGAACACTGGCGCTGAAGGATGCCAGCCTCTCCGTCGGCAAGGGTGAGTTCGTCGCCGTGGTCGGGCCATCCGGCTGCGGCAAATCGACCCTGATGCGGCTGGTGACGGGGCTGTGGCCATCTTCCGCCGGCAGCGTGATCGTGGCGGGGCGGGAGGTGGACAAGCCGCTCTCCATCGCCGGCATGGCCTTCCAGAACCCGACCCTGCTGCCCTGGCGCACTATCCTCGACAACGTGATGCTGCCGCTGGAGGTCGTGGAGCCGCACCGCCGCCGGCTGCGCCGCGAACGCGCAATGTATGAGGACAAAGCGCGCAGGCTGCTGGCCATGGTGGGGCTGGCGGGCTTCGAGAAGAAATTCGCCTACCAGCTTTCCGGCGGCATGCAGCAGCGGGCCAGCCTCTGCCGCGCGCTGATCCACGACCCGCAGCTGCTGATGCTGGACGAACCCTTCGGCGCGCTGGACATCTTCACGCGCGAGGATCTTTGGGAACAGTTGCAGCAGGTCTGCCTGACGCTGAAGCCCACGGTCATCCTGGTCACGCATGACCTGAAGGAGGCGGTCTATCTGGCGGACCGCGTGCTGGTCATGTCCTCCCGCCCCGGGCGCATCCTGGCGGAGCGGCGCGTCCCCTTCCCGCGCCCGCGCCTGCTGGACGACACTTACAGGCCGGAGTTCCAGGCGCTGGTGCATGAGCTGCGCGAGCATATCAGCGCCGCCCGCCGCGGTGAGGAGATCGCCCATGCCGCATGACCTGCCGCCCGCCGGCCAGCCGCGCCGCGGCGAGGCCAATGCGCGCCGGGTGGAGGCGCTGCTGGCCGCCGCGCGCCGGCGGCGCCGGCTGCAACGCCTGCTGCCCTGGCTGATCATCCTCGTCAGCTTCCTGGCCTGGGAAGTGGCCGTGCGTGCCCTGGAGGTGCCGGCCTTCGTGCTGCCGGCCCCCAGCGCCGTGGCGGAGAGCATGGTGAAGTGGTGGTGGCCGCTGCTGGACAATGCCTGGCAGACGCTGATGACCACACTGATCGGCTTCGCGCTGGCCATCGTCTTCGGTCTGCTGCTGGGGGTGGCGATCGGTAGCTCCACCCTGCTCTATCACGGGCTCTACCCGCTGCTGATCGGCTTCAACTCCGTCCCCAAGGTGGCGGTGGTGCCGATCCTCGTGATCTGGTTCGGCATCGGCACCGTGCCCGCCGTCATCACGGCCTTCCTGATCAGCTTCTTCCCCATCGTCGTGAATGTCGCGACGGGCATCGCGACCGTGGAGCCGGAACTGCGGGACGTGCTGCGCGCGCTGGGCGCGCGGCCCATCGACATCATCCGCAAGGTCGGGCTGCCGCGCGCCATGCCCTATTTCTTCGCCTCGCTGAAGATCGCCATCACGGTGGCCTTCGTCGGCTCGATCATGGCGGAGACGGTCGCGGCCAATAAGGGCATCGGCTACCTGATGATCCTGGCCTCCTCCCGCTTCGACGTGCCGCTGGTCTTCGCCGGGCTCTTCATCACGGGGGTCATGGGCGTGCTGATGTATGCCCTGGCGGTGATGGTGGAGGAACGCACCACCGGCTGGGCCATGCGCGGGCAGGCCGACCAGAACGTGACGCCACTCGCAGGCGCCTGAACCGCTGGGCCGAAGCGGCTTGCGCGCGGGCCACGCCGCCTCCACCCTCCCCGGAAACATACGGGGAGGAACGGTATGATCGGCGTGGATTGGGGCACCAGCAGCTTCCGGGCCTGGCGCATGGACAACCAGGGCGGGATCAAGGACCGCGTGGCGGCGCCGCGCGGCATCCTGACGGTGGAGGCGGGCGGCTTTCCCGCCGTGCTGCGGTCGCTGATCGGGCCCTGGCTGGATGACGGCGAGAATATCATCCTGATCTGCGGCATGGCCGGCAGCCGCCAGGGCTGGCAGGAGGCCCCCTACCTGCCCTGCCCCGCCGATGCCGCCGCCCTGGCCGGCGCGCTGCTGCCCGTGGAGTTCGAGGGCCGCCGCTGCTTCCTGGTCCCCGGCCTCTCCGCCCGCGATCCGCAGGGCGTGCCGGAGGTGATGCGGGGCGAGGAGACCAAGATCCTCGGCCTGCTGGATCGCCTGCCCCCCGGCCGCAGCTTGGTGCTCAGCCCCGGCAGCCACAGCAAATGGGCCCTGGTGCAGGATGGCACC
This genomic window from Roseomonas marmotae contains:
- a CDS encoding ABC transporter permease, producing MPHDLPPAGQPRRGEANARRVEALLAAARRRRRLQRLLPWLIILVSFLAWEVAVRALEVPAFVLPAPSAVAESMVKWWWPLLDNAWQTLMTTLIGFALAIVFGLLLGVAIGSSTLLYHGLYPLLIGFNSVPKVAVVPILVIWFGIGTVPAVITAFLISFFPIVVNVATGIATVEPELRDVLRALGARPIDIIRKVGLPRAMPYFFASLKIAITVAFVGSIMAETVAANKGIGYLMILASSRFDVPLVFAGLFITGVMGVLMYALAVMVEERTTGWAMRGQADQNVTPLAGA
- a CDS encoding divergent polysaccharide deacetylase family protein, translated to MSPAPPPGRSLWRALVLFWVVVTLGAGGTLGVLAWLGAPPALAPRALVPPPQAAPEDEPAASEPMPARPAMEARAPAPVPETLPSAPEPAAPLALPEAPEPPPLPSAGMTRTEHPIPPPDPALLEQGEAGPLPRIGADGREPRQAYARAFDRADTRPRVALAVMGASEPALRRLPGPVGLALAEGPAGLLEAARARGMETLLLLPAEIDAPDPVLARFTGYVGALGAGEVPGWMQQALRERGLLLVDARPGGATPAQAWGRAADLLLEAAPTRGEIDRQLAELERLARERGSALGILPGPQPLMVERVAAWAAGLPERGLVLAPVTAMIRRPSAER
- a CDS encoding NAD(P)H-hydrate dehydratase, with product MIPSRFPLPLLTPDEMAAVDRAAIAAGTPGLTLMQAAGAAVARAIRRRFRPRRLLVLAGPGNNGGDGYMAARLLEREGWPVAVAALAPPRPGSDAALAAAAWRGPMLPFAPEALGRAGLVLDALFGAGLSRDLDGPAAAVLRAARASVVAVDVPSGLDGATGEVRGFAPRAAVTVSFGRLKPGHLLLPGRDLCGELVLADIGLPEAALRAVPARAFHNAPGLWHLPARGAEQHKFSHGHVTIPGGAAMPGAARLAAMAARRVGAGLVTLAAEDAATASLFRQGEPGLLVAGPPPEDLLADARRNAWVLGPGLPPGPDTLALLRRVVEAGRQAVVDGGALTAAAGQPQLLRGAAILTPHAGEFGKVFGSPPGDRLSAARMAAALTGAVVVLKGSDSIIAAPDGRVAINANAPPALATAGSGDVLAGLAGGLLAQNMPPFQAACAAVWLHGKAAGLALGDARPGAPLVAEDLLHQIRAAWMAAVEK
- a CDS encoding S41 family peptidase; translation: MKPGLRMVGVVAAAFAAGAALGPVVAPPIVSAVAQESNSRAETYRMLELFGDVFERVRAEYVEPVNDREVIEAAINGMLQGLDPHSSYMNTRSFRDMQVQTRGEFGGLGIEVSQEGGYVKVISPIDETPAAKAGVKPGDLITHLNGESVQGLSLQEAVEKMRGERGSRIQLTIRRPGAESPIEMSLTREVIRPQVARFRLEGNDVGYVRLSSFNEQTDAALRNAISTMRKQSGDKLKGIVLDLRNNPGGLLDQAVQVADDFLTQGEIVSTRARRTEDSQRWNAKAGDITGDLHVVVLVNGGSASASEIVAGALQDHRRAVVLGTKSFGKGSVQTVMPIPGNGAIRLTTARYYTPSGRSIQGLGITPDIEVLATREEGNAPLRDREADLRRALRNDNDTHEVPPLPPLNLPAGVKERVQRMPPEGAPSFDATKPETDFQLQQAIGFLRAWTAAEPQRRASR
- a CDS encoding RNA pyrophosphohydrolase — encoded protein: MSDLPYRRNVGAALFNRDGQVLIARRADLPSGAAAWQLPQGGLEEGEDPRAAVLRELFEEIGIARVEIIGEMQDWLHYDLPDELIGKALGGRYRGQMQKWFALRFTGEDREIRLDLDPHPEFDAWRWADLTELPALAVAFRKPVYSRLVREFARFATPKA
- a CDS encoding 2-dehydro-3-deoxygalactonokinase; amino-acid sequence: MIGVDWGTSSFRAWRMDNQGGIKDRVAAPRGILTVEAGGFPAVLRSLIGPWLDDGENIILICGMAGSRQGWQEAPYLPCPADAAALAGALLPVEFEGRRCFLVPGLSARDPQGVPEVMRGEETKILGLLDRLPPGRSLVLSPGSHSKWALVQDGTVLSFLTQFTGEAYAVLSTHTILARTLDATAPQDWAAFDDGLARARQPGGLLHHLFGLRTRNLFGELTEAAAGSYLSGLLLGHEVASALPEGMTRVFLVGDGAMMARYARALASLGVATTEVPEEAAAAGLWRIGQSLPAL
- a CDS encoding ABC transporter ATP-binding protein, whose amino-acid sequence is MAMLERPFVEIDGVSMRYGGAEGTLALKDASLSVGKGEFVAVVGPSGCGKSTLMRLVTGLWPSSAGSVIVAGREVDKPLSIAGMAFQNPTLLPWRTILDNVMLPLEVVEPHRRRLRRERAMYEDKARRLLAMVGLAGFEKKFAYQLSGGMQQRASLCRALIHDPQLLMLDEPFGALDIFTREDLWEQLQQVCLTLKPTVILVTHDLKEAVYLADRVLVMSSRPGRILAERRVPFPRPRLLDDTYRPEFQALVHELREHISAARRGEEIAHAA
- a CDS encoding malonyl-CoA decarboxylase encodes the protein MSDVAVAEVGLLDRAWKRVSLLWRDMAASVGATSADASWEARMRACLEAPGGEVSARARAAGLAQSYQTAPEAADRLAFFQALAGFDSDFKAVEAAMAEVSAAKDPASRAAAKARLRQALEPPRLKLLTQFTAIPDGMKFLVDMRADLMRLMGQDPMLKALERDLCGLLASWFDLGFLELRRIDWDSPASLLEKLVGYEAVHRIRTWRDLKNRLDSDRRCYAFFHPRMPEEPLIFVEVALVKGLSGSVQKLLDEKAPVLDPRLADTAIFYSINNCQRGLDGISFGNSLIKRVVALLQEELRGLKTFATLSPIPGFRRWLEEVKEEPGLLTEEESKALAEAAGTPDGISALLLVLAARRPLSLAWIGKAEPVLTRLCARYLVLETGRDGRRARDPVGHFHLSNGARVERINWRGDISEKGLKESLSFMVNYLYDPAKIEDYHEAYVGEGSRAAPAALRKLARGGR